The genomic region AGGTTTCTGAAATATACATGAAAACTGAACATTATTGAGAATAAGTACTATTGCAATGAATTAAAGACAAAACATTATTATGCTCAGAAAAACTTGCATTGTTTTTGCTTGGCCTTCATATCTCTAGAATAATAATGTAAGATATCAAGCCAAATAGCTAATGCACTTTTTCATGGAATGCTATGATTCAGATTCTCAGGCCCAGGAATTCAGGCAATACAAAAGCATGGGATTTGGCCATGTTTAATTAGCACAGAACATCTTATTGGAAGAAGAGTTCTCTATGAGCAATGCATGAATGCTGAGTGACATCCTTAGTGTTACAAAAAATATATGGTGAGTCCTCAGTCACTACACAGTCACCTGAGGCAGCTGCAACCTTGACATCTCTCAAACCAGCATGACTTAAGAAGTCAATGGAGATAAAAATTTCCCAGGACAAAAAATTGAACTAACAATTTCCAGCCCATTTCCTTCCATGTTCTTTATGTCCCACTAAAGATGGCTGTGAGGCTGTGTTTAAGTCAGGACTGGTGAGAGGCTGAGGTGAAAGCTTTGGTGGCAGCACTTTTTGTTCACCTGCTTCTGGTATTTTCCTTGAAGACCTCTGGATTGGAGCTTTGCAGTGTTAGGTGATATAGAAGCATAGAGACAGCGCTTGCCCTGAAGAACATCTCATTCTTTATGTACTTCTTCCATTTAGTCCACACACaacatttcctctttcctttcaaaattcCCTCTTCTGTTTGGACACTGTCTGTTCTCTAGTGCAAATTACAGctgccttttattttacttttttcctttcccctgccTGTTCTTCAGCTGTACCTTGTCTTCATCAAAACTAATCTAgttaattcttcattttcaaaCCAGGCTGTAGTTTGCATGGTCCACAACTGCTTAGCAACATCTTCCCTTTGTGTGCAGGGATAAGGACAGACAGGGATGCCAGCCTGGAAGTCTAATCCACCAAGGTGAGTGAAAACAGGAACAAGACAGGTTGTTTCCCTCTAGGCTTTAGTGCTGCACATCCTACTGCTACACACTGGCAGAAATGTCAGAGCGGCAGGAATTGCTTTCATTACTAGAAGTggcttttcaaataaaaaatcctgtttCAGCACACAATAGGAATCAAGTATGCACAACTCTGGTATGTTCTGGGTGCATGTATGGGTGATCTAAAACCATTCCTTTATTAAGCATTAGGCATGGTTTACAATTACTCAAATCGCGACACTCATAACTTCACATAAGCCTGAAATGTACCAAGGAGGAATGTGTGTAACTTATTACACAGAATTTAGGGGACTAAGTGGTGCAATCTCAAACCAGGAAGTCTGGCATTTCACGACAGATATGAGCGATTTATGGTATGGATCTCTCCCCAGACAGACTTccaaaaatgcaaaggaaactGTGGGAAGTAAAAATGCTGTGGGCTTTTACCATCCTCTAAGTATGTGTATATGGGAATGTACCTTGTCTCTCTGGTAAAACTCTGTTTACATCACATCCTTGAGTGAAAATCAAGAAATGTAAATTACAGGGCTCTGAGAGAACAGCATTAATAACAAATATTCAATGATTTTAAAAGATCCAGGTTATCTTAATAATCTTATTGCTTCAAAAACATAAACCTGTAAGATGACTTTAGGATTCAGGTTATCTGGAGATTGGGTTAAAATATTCTTGTAACTGAAGGCCAGGATAGTAAACACTCCAGAGGGCTTTGTGAAAAATCTCAAGAATAGTCAGATTGAGACACTAGTCTTCATGCCTTCTACATTACCTCAAGTTGCAAAGAATGAATTTGGAACAAGGCACAGCCAGAATTATGTTAAGCCTTACAGGCTGTTGTAGATTAATTTCAGCTGGAGAAGCCTGCAGTGGTCCTAAGTATGTAGAGAGGAGAAAAGGTTACTTAAATCCAGACTTAATCCAGCTCAGAATGATCAGATGAGATATGTTGTCTGGCCCATCTCATCTTCACCCCTCTCTTGCCTTTGCTGTGAGTCAGAACACTCTGTCTAGGTACAAAATGGAAGGAATTTCTCCAGTATGttgttttttctccaaaataaagGTTTAGAATTCTTTTTCTATATGCAAGAAGTGCAATATACAGGAAAAGATAACTATCAGGTGCATCTTTCCATCCTCTGTTCTCCAAATACAACCTTTACTGAACCTCATAAACTGTGCCAGTAGTAAGGAATCCTCATGCTCCTAGTCCTGCCCCCATTCTGCCTGGTGCTCATGCAGGAGCTCGCAACAAAGAATTCAATGCCTTGCCAGCTAAGTCTGTCACAGATACCCCAAGAGAGAATACTTTGCGACagctatttttatatttttatatatatatttatactttGTATACAGTATTTGCTCTCTCCCCATGAGTACTAGCCACATTACTCAGAAGGCACTCATGCATGTATTTGATAAGGTGATTGTATCAATTTGACATTACGGTGCAGATGTGTCTGTTGTAACTGTTACTAAATTGCTGGTTTAATTTCTACTTATTATCCAAGACCAAATGTGGAATTCTGCATACGACAGTATATTCACACTCATTCGGTAATAAATGACAGCTGGAGTTCATAAGTGCTGCTGAAGAAGGCAGAGTTTTGCTCAATGTCACTCCACAGATCTTAGAATcatggtttggattggaagggatcttaaggatcatccagttccTATAGGCAGGAATATCTTGCACTAGACCCAGTTACTCAGAGCCTGGGTCAAAACCTGTAATTGAACTCTTtgagggatggggaatccacagctgctctgggcaacccTATGCCAGTGCCTCAGTACCCTCACAATCAAGATTTCCTTCCTATTATCCCAGCTGAAGCTGCCCTCTGTCCCTGTAACGCCGTTGCCCCTTGTTCTATCAGAACTTGCCCTTGTAAGAaggctctctgctgctttctttagGCCCCTCTTCTTGCAGGATGAGGTCATATAGGTCATATGACCTCATCCTGCAAGAAGAGGGGCCTAAAGAAAGTAGCAGAGAGGTCAGCAGCAGAGGGAcctgtgcagcccctggggaaTTTCACTGGTACCCTGCTCTCTACAGCCTTTTTCCCACAAGATTCTTCACAAAACAGAATCACTCTGGAACAGGGCTCCTTCAGGAAGCATGTGTGTGCTTGGGTCAGGAGCCAATCCAGTCACAGCCACAGTGGGTGAGCAGTAAAGTGTCCAAGCTACATCATTCTTCCTGCAAAAGTGCAGTGAAATGCAGGTGCACCAGTCTGTGCTGGTGCCATCAGCCAGAGAAATGACCTCTGGCAGGCTCCATACCCTTGCTGCTGGGGAGTTCGATTGCTCTTTTGGGCTCGATCTAATGAGGGCACTTGTGGCACCCTCATGCCAGGGTGGCCAGTGACATAGAGCAATTGAATGCTGTAGACAGAGGAGGACGCTCCTGCTCTAAGCCACAGGCCATGGTGCATGCCATTGTGCTGTGGGAAATTAAGGGCAAAAGAGTTTCTTTCCCATCCTGTGGTGATTATCTACAGCCCTCAggcaaaccagcacagcaagcTGCAGTTTGTGTCTCTGCAGTTGGCTCTTTAATTGCTCCTTCTCTCCATTGGCCACACTTATACAGCCCTCTCATCTTCCACAACTCCTCCCTTTCtctgccctcctctcctctcaAATATGGAGCCAAGCCCCGGCATCATTTCCCCCTGGCTCACAGGCTGGCCATGCCTGTGAACAGCCTTGGTGTTGCAGGTAGTGTTGGCCCACTCACCTTGGCCTTCCACGGCATTCCTGGTGTGCTTTCCTAGGGTTCGTGCCAGGTTCCTCTCCCCAGAATGAccccagctcttcctctgagTATCTGTGAAGTGTGACCACCTGGCACCTCAATGCCCTTTTGCTGGCTGTGAAATCTGGCTCTGCCTTAGGGCACTGGCACTCCAGTCAGGAGCCAGGAGTTTCCCTTGTCATGCTTGGGATTTCCCAGATCTGTTCCCTTAGCCCAGGCTCTCACCAGGCCCTAAATCAGCAGCCCATGTGCATTTGAGCACCACCCCAAGGTATGTGCTTTTTTCCTATCCTCTTCCAAGGCTTGAGATAGCAGGTTCCTCCAGCCAACGGTGGCTCAGAGCACTTTCCTCTCTGACCGGGCACTTTGGAGCTCTTTGGAGCTACTCTGTCCCTTTGTGCCTAGCAGGTCTGCCCCCAGGCTCATTCTGCAGGTGCCAAGCATAGAAGTCCTTGCTTTGCCCAGGAGTTGGAATTTAGTCAAAAAGATGGTTCCCTGTGACCATAGGCAACTTTACTTCTTTCAGGTAAGTCAACTGCggtgtctgtgtgcacagagGAGATGAGTGTGGTCAGGACAGAGCAGGATTTTGACCCTGAGGCTGCCTTTGGAACAGCAGGCATTGCCCCAGAAGGAAATGGTTGTGGTgcactgcagcctgccctggaccatggctgccctgctgctcaaGATGTGTTTTGATCAAAGGTCTGCTGGAGGAGTTGCTTCACTCGAGTAAAGAATTCCATCAGAATCTTGATGGGAAATAGGCAGGAATTAACTTTGCCCAGTGTTGGTACTAGAATTGGTTTTGGGGAGGAGGTTGGTCTTGGCCACGGCTTCAGAGAGGTTTGTGAGGTGGGAATATAATGACTCCAGGGGTGTGAAGTAATCAGAAAATGACTACATGCCCGAGATGTTGGAGAGGAACTTCCATCTGGGCTCAGGTTCATGTGGAATAGGATCCAGTCATAGAAGTACTGAGTGGAGATGTAGATTCCAGGACGCcttgctctggcacagcctttTCCCCAGCTGGTCACTCCGATGACCCACCAGTAGGCAGCGTTGTTGTCCTGGCACATGAGAGGACCACCGCTGtcaccctgcagcagagcacagaggatCAAGGTGGTGTTAGTGGcacctgccagcactggggctgtctccttctctctcacagcccctgccagagctttattctgggCAGAGAAAAGCTCTGCTCAGAGGCTGGAGCCTCCAGAAGCTTGGCTGTGAATGGCTTGGGGTCCTGTAGGGTAGGGCTCTCTCCATCCTATCTGCACAGGACTCCTGGATGTGCAGTGGATGGAACTTTGGCACCTGGACCTCTGGGCTACAAGGAGCCCTAGCTGGGCTTTCTGGGCTTTCTGGCACAAGGGGAggcctgggcaggcaggtgtggATGGGCAGTGTGTGGGAAGCCCCCACAGCAgtcagggggagctggggctgggagggtgaGTGAGTGGCCGGGCAAAGCAGGCCCTGGGCTGTGTTGGGGTGgtgcttccctggctgctggtgctgctgggggctgagtGGCTCGTGGCACGTTCCTACCTTGCAGGAGTCAATGGTGCCCTCTGGGTAACCAGCACACAAGTTGTGGGTGTGGATTTTCCCTGTGTACCAGAAGGTGCTGTTGCACAGCTCGATATTGATGAGGTGTACCTTGGCCTCCTGCAGGTGATCACTTGATCTTTGAGCTgtgagcagagaaaggaaaaagcccccagcagctccttcccagtTCTCCTCCCATGGCTTTCTTGTGGGGGATCCATGgcttggctgtgctctgcagaggcactggagctgctgccagcctctgGGGAGCAGGCCAAACCCATCTCTGCAAAGGTGTACGTCCTACACCCTAACTACAACTTTGgcctctgctgtggggaaacCGAAACCATCTCCCCAGTGTGCTGAGCTGGCCCAAGAGTCGCTCTTGGGGACTCACCTCTTGGAGCAGTGGCACCCCAGCCAGCCACCCAGCAGTTTTGCAGCTCTGACACTCTCAGTGTGGCATCGGGGACACAGGCCAGCTGGATGTAGGGACTGCACTGGACAGGATGGTCCAATTCCATCAGGGCAATGTCATAGCTCATGTCATCATGGTTGTAGTACTGGTGTATCAGCACCTGCTTGACATGGCGCACTTGTGCCCCATGGCCTGGCTTAGTCAATTGGGTGGCCCCAATCACCACATACACCATGCTGATTTCCCTAGAAGGCGTGGAGAGAGAgctgagagggagcagaggcatgtgccacagcagcccagcagtaTGCTGGCATGGCAGAAAGGTAGCAGTGCTCTGGCAGGTGTGAGTGCCCTTGCACATCTTAGGCTGGGGGAATGTCAAGCTGGAGGCTGCTAGGAAGCCTTGGCATGAGCCCAGGCTTCTCCTGAGCActgtggcagcctggctgcctgagAGGAAAGGGCATGGGAGTAGcaggtggtgctgctggcagggcactTGCTGGTGTTGTGGAcatgtccccattccctgctcctccttaCGTGACCTCATCAAAGCAGTGGGCTGCTGTGAGGACCCACTGTTTGCTGATGAGGGATCCTCCACACAGATGCTTCAGGCGTGGTATCCAGGGGTGCTGGATGCTGACGATCCAGGGCCAGGTCCCTGGCTTGGCACCTGTGCCACCCACGACACGTGTCATGCTGGGGTCATAAGCCATGTTGCCATAGGAATTAGTTGTGGGGTGATAGGCAGATATCACAGCTCGGAGCCCGCAGGTCCCTCTGCAAGCAGAAAGTCATTTCCATGCTTCTTCATGGCCTGCTGTGGCTCAGGCTGAGGCTCagccctctgccctccccacaaGGGTTTGCATGCACAGCAGGCCAGGGAAGCCCATGGGGTGTGTGTCTGTCCGTGCCAGCACCTGGCTGCTGGCAAGGAACTGAGGCTTCCCATGGTGGGATCTTGTCCTACTGATGTTTCTACATCAGATGCTTTTACAGAATGTTTTGACCTCAGACCATGGCAGACAGTATGCTGAGAAGGGACACCTGACCAGGCCACAGTGGGAACCATGGGGTCATGGGAGTTAGTAGTATGCTTATAGAACCTTCCTATATTTAGTCAAGTTTCCAGTTTTCCTTCACCTTTGGTCAAGACCTTTTTCTTATAAGGTCATATCCTGGGTTCACCTTTCTGATTGGACATTGTGCCCCTATACCTGGCTGCATTTGCCCCACCAAAGGGGTCTTTGGAACTTAGCCTCTGTACCTGTGTGACGTTTGTTATTTTTGCTattaaagttttttattttctggataGTTCCCTTGTTTCCGTCCCCTCTTATTcagccagctcctcccagccaaTCCCTGTGGGAGTATGAGCTTCTATGCTCATACCCCACAGGGGGTGTGAAGCTGTGGCCTGGCCATGGAGGACAAGTGGGTCCCTCCAGGAAAGGCCGCAAGTGTTGTCATGGCTCCCTCCCTGGGCCTGGGGCCACTTACCCACAGGTGTACTGGATACTCTGTGCCACCCTGGTCATGGTCAGCAGGACAAGGAGGCCGAGCCAATCCATGGCTGCCAGAGGCACGTGTCAGCTGCAAGCACTGAGAGCTCCATGCAGCAGCGCAGCCGCAGTGCCcgcagtggctgtgctgcccGTGGTGCCCTTGGCCCCGGGGCTGATGTCATGGAGGGGTGGGTTCCATGTTCTGGGCACTGTGGCCTATGGCATGGGCCCACTGGGGGAAGAGCTGCATCAAATCAGTgagccatggaatggtttgggcttgAAGATCACATAGCTCCAACCTgctaccatgggcagggagggatggctTGCACTAGACCCACAGtgtgcacagcctggctcagaaTCTGTCCTTGAACACTTTGAGGGATGGGGCATTGAACTACTAAGTCCTGATCAACAGGCCCTGACTATGGCCAGAACAACAGGCCCTGACCAAGAGTTGGCCTTTGGATGAGTCTTCCAACCAGGTGTTGCTAATGTTCACTCACTGGCAAAACATGGATTTACCTTTCCATACTTAGAGACTGGACAAGGCCCTATCTTGTAGGGGTGTAGGATCACAAACAACTCCCTGGATTCCACCTGAAACCCTCCAAGGCCcttgtcgggttcggctgtctgtctctgccccgacacgagtagtgtggttcttgggtggcacgcgttttaaaggatgagtctggactcttcagcttttcggtcttcaggttgtttattatttcttatctacaaaattttctgtctgcccaacagaggtctgatctgcaagcagtcacaggcactctctgaccacccacggggcggtcatgtctttttatactaatatctacgtacacaatatttacctttatttcccaatgcttttcacccatgttggcaagtgcacctccaccataaaccaatccccaaatgccaaca from Molothrus ater isolate BHLD 08-10-18 breed brown headed cowbird chromosome 3, BPBGC_Mater_1.1, whole genome shotgun sequence harbors:
- the LOC118700203 gene encoding acrosin-like produces the protein MDWLGLLVLLTMTRVAQSIQYTCGGTCGLRAVISAYHPTTNSYGNMAYDPSMTRVVGGTGAKPGTWPWIVSIQHPWIPRLKHLCGGSLISKQWVLTAAHCFDEVTEISMVYVVIGATQLTKPGHGAQVRHVKQVLIHQYYNHDDMSYDIALMELDHPVQCSPYIQLACVPDATLRVSELQNCWVAGWGATAPRAQRSSDHLQEAKVHLINIELCNSTFWYTGKIHTHNLCAGYPEGTIDSCKGDSGGPLMCQDNNAAYWWVIGVTSWGKGCARARRPGIYISTQYFYDWILFHMNLSPDGSSSPTSRACSHFLITSHPWSHYIPTSQTSLKPWPRPTSSPKPILVPTLGKVNSCLFPIKILMEFFTRVKQLLQQTFDQNTS